A stretch of Bradyrhizobium sp. CCBAU 53338 DNA encodes these proteins:
- a CDS encoding SDR family NAD(P)-dependent oxidoreductase, giving the protein MRLKDKIAIVVGAGQSPGEGMGNGRATALIFAREGAKVLCVDHHLESAQETVDLIAAQQGIAAAFKADVTKSADIKAMVADAKSRWGRIDVLHNNVGVSLAGGDAELLAITEEAFDRVVAINLKSCILAAKEVIPIMRAQKSGAIINISSMAAITTYPYVAYKATKSAMIAFTEQLAYQNAEYGIRANVILPGLMNTPMAVDTRAREWHKTRAEVEAERDSKVPLRKKMGTGWDVANAALFLASDEANFITGVTLPVDGGASVRRG; this is encoded by the coding sequence ATGCGCTTGAAGGACAAGATTGCGATCGTGGTCGGCGCCGGCCAGAGCCCCGGCGAAGGCATGGGCAACGGCCGCGCCACCGCGCTCATCTTTGCGCGCGAAGGTGCCAAGGTGCTGTGCGTCGACCATCATCTGGAGTCGGCGCAGGAGACCGTCGATCTGATCGCGGCGCAGCAAGGCATCGCCGCGGCCTTCAAGGCCGACGTGACCAAGTCCGCCGACATCAAGGCGATGGTTGCCGACGCCAAATCGCGCTGGGGCCGCATCGACGTGCTGCACAACAATGTCGGCGTGAGTCTCGCCGGAGGCGATGCCGAGCTTCTGGCGATCACCGAAGAGGCCTTCGACCGCGTCGTCGCGATCAACCTGAAAAGCTGCATTCTCGCAGCTAAGGAGGTGATCCCGATCATGCGTGCGCAGAAGAGCGGCGCCATCATCAACATCTCCTCGATGGCCGCGATCACGACTTATCCTTACGTCGCCTACAAGGCGACGAAGTCGGCGATGATCGCCTTCACCGAGCAGTTGGCCTACCAGAACGCCGAATACGGCATCCGCGCCAACGTCATCCTACCCGGCCTGATGAATACGCCGATGGCCGTCGACACCCGCGCCCGCGAATGGCACAAGACCCGCGCCGAGGTCGAAGCCGAACGCGACAGCAAGGTGCCGCTGCGCAAGAAGATGGGCACCGGATGGGACGTCGCGAATGCCGCGCTGTTCCTGGCGTCGGATGAAGCGAATTTCATTACGGGCGTGACCCTGCCGGTGGATGGCGGAGCGAGCGTGCGGCGGGGGTAA
- a CDS encoding sorbosone dehydrogenase family protein translates to MLPVWMLLACGGAQGEPVLQGKDAYGSWQVDKPGTVRLIRPQDMAKPGASPSVSNPTRVTTRGSAMPLVPDGFKIELLADGLSDARVLRVAPNGDIFVAETGPGRIRVLRLGESGKVAINEVFASGLTRPFGIAFFPNGDNPQWVYVANTGNVVRFPYHAGDLKASGRADVVVTNLAQGSGHSTRDIVFTPDGKRMLVSVGSASNVAEGMGSPPGGLEAWSRTQAVGASWGYEAERAAVLSFTPEGKDRRLYATGIRNCVGLAIQPQTGLPWCSTNERDGLGDDLVPDYVTSVKEGAFYGWPWFYIGNNEDPRHAGARPDLKDKVTVPDVLVQPHSASLGMTFYQGTQFPSEYKGDAFAAEHGSWNRSKRTGYKVIRIRMRDGKPTGEYEDFVTGFVVNDGQVWGRPVGIAVAKDGALLISEDTGGTIWRVTH, encoded by the coding sequence ATGCTGCCTGTGTGGATGCTGCTCGCGTGCGGCGGCGCGCAAGGCGAGCCCGTGTTGCAGGGCAAGGACGCCTATGGCAGCTGGCAGGTCGACAAGCCCGGCACAGTCAGGCTGATCCGCCCGCAGGATATGGCCAAGCCCGGCGCCTCGCCCTCGGTCTCCAATCCCACGCGCGTGACGACGCGCGGCAGCGCGATGCCGCTCGTGCCCGATGGATTCAAGATCGAGCTTTTGGCCGACGGCCTCTCCGATGCGCGGGTGCTGCGCGTCGCGCCGAACGGCGACATTTTCGTTGCCGAGACGGGACCCGGACGCATCCGCGTGCTGCGTCTCGGGGAGAGCGGCAAGGTTGCGATCAATGAGGTCTTTGCCAGCGGGCTCACCCGCCCGTTCGGCATCGCCTTCTTCCCGAACGGCGACAATCCGCAATGGGTCTATGTCGCCAACACCGGCAATGTCGTCCGCTTTCCCTATCACGCGGGCGACCTGAAGGCGTCGGGCAGGGCTGACGTCGTGGTGACGAACCTCGCGCAAGGGTCGGGCCATTCCACGCGCGACATTGTGTTCACGCCCGACGGCAAGCGCATGCTGGTGTCGGTCGGCTCCGCCAGCAATGTCGCCGAGGGCATGGGGAGTCCACCTGGCGGGCTCGAGGCCTGGTCGCGCACGCAAGCGGTCGGCGCGTCCTGGGGCTATGAGGCAGAGCGCGCCGCGGTACTCTCCTTCACCCCCGAGGGCAAGGACCGCAGGCTCTATGCGACCGGCATCCGCAACTGCGTCGGCCTCGCGATCCAGCCGCAAACCGGGCTTCCGTGGTGCTCGACCAACGAGCGCGACGGGCTCGGCGATGATCTCGTGCCCGACTACGTCACCAGCGTGAAGGAGGGCGCCTTCTACGGCTGGCCGTGGTTCTACATCGGCAACAACGAAGACCCGCGTCATGCCGGCGCGCGGCCGGACCTCAAGGACAAGGTGACGGTGCCTGACGTCCTGGTGCAGCCGCATTCCGCCTCCCTCGGCATGACGTTCTACCAGGGCACGCAGTTTCCATCCGAATACAAGGGCGATGCCTTCGCCGCCGAGCACGGCTCCTGGAACCGCTCGAAGCGCACCGGCTACAAGGTGATCCGCATCAGGATGAGGGACGGCAAGCCGACTGGCGAGTACGAGGATTTTGTCACGGGCTTTGTCGTGAACGACGGCCAGGTATGGGGACGGCCGGTCGGCATTGCAGTGGCGAAGGATGGCGCACTGCTGATTTCAGAGGATACTGGCGGCACGATCTGGCGGGTGACGCACTAG
- a CDS encoding urate hydroxylase PuuD, whose translation MWGSIISEWASLLLRWLHVVAAIAWIGSSFYFIALDLSLKPRSDLPDGVQGEAWQVHGGGFYRIMKYLVAPGQMPDELTWFKWEAYTTWLSGFALMVVVYYLDADLFLVDKSTLDLTPFQAGLFSLCSLALAWLLYEAACRTGLAQRELPFAIGGYLFLVALTYAFTHVLSGRGAFNQIGALIGTIMVANVFAVIIPNQKKIVAALIAGQAPDPKLGKTSKERSVHNNYLTLPVVVLMISNHYPLLYATRFNWIIVAIVLALGPVIRHFFNEGHAGRKSPWWVWGVAAVGAIAILFLSAAGPREVKAGSLSAQPTVANVEEIVMSRCSMCHAAEPVWAGIVTAPKGILLDAPEHIHRNIRLIGRVAAWSTAMPPGNITEMTSEERAILAAYIGEQDR comes from the coding sequence ATGTGGGGATCGATCATATCGGAATGGGCGAGCCTGCTGCTGCGCTGGCTGCACGTGGTAGCCGCGATCGCCTGGATCGGCAGCTCGTTCTATTTCATCGCCCTCGACCTCAGCCTCAAGCCCAGGAGCGATCTGCCTGATGGTGTGCAGGGTGAGGCCTGGCAGGTTCATGGCGGCGGCTTCTACCGGATCATGAAATATCTGGTGGCCCCTGGCCAAATGCCGGACGAACTCACCTGGTTCAAATGGGAGGCCTATACCACCTGGCTGTCCGGCTTCGCGCTGATGGTGGTGGTGTATTATCTCGACGCCGATCTGTTCCTGGTCGACAAGTCGACCCTCGACCTCACGCCATTCCAGGCCGGACTGTTCAGCTTGTGCAGCCTCGCGCTGGCCTGGTTGCTCTATGAGGCCGCCTGTCGCACCGGGCTCGCGCAGCGAGAGCTGCCGTTTGCGATCGGCGGTTATCTATTCCTGGTCGCGCTGACTTACGCGTTCACCCACGTGCTGAGCGGACGCGGGGCTTTCAACCAAATCGGCGCGCTGATCGGCACCATCATGGTCGCCAACGTCTTCGCGGTGATCATTCCGAACCAGAAGAAGATCGTCGCGGCGTTGATCGCCGGACAGGCGCCCGACCCGAAGCTGGGCAAGACCAGCAAGGAGCGCTCGGTCCACAACAATTATCTGACGCTGCCCGTCGTCGTGCTGATGATCAGCAACCACTATCCCCTGCTCTACGCCACGCGCTTCAACTGGATCATCGTCGCGATCGTGCTGGCGCTGGGGCCGGTGATCCGTCACTTCTTCAACGAAGGTCATGCCGGGCGCAAATCACCGTGGTGGGTGTGGGGCGTCGCAGCCGTGGGCGCGATCGCGATCCTCTTCCTGTCCGCGGCCGGGCCTCGCGAGGTCAAGGCGGGCTCGCTGTCAGCGCAGCCCACGGTCGCCAATGTCGAGGAGATCGTGATGTCCCGCTGCAGCATGTGCCATGCGGCCGAGCCGGTCTGGGCCGGCATCGTCACTGCACCGAAGGGGATCTTGCTCGATGCGCCCGAGCACATCCATCGGAACATCCGCCTGATCGGCCGCGTCGCTGCGTGGTCGACCGCGATGCCGCCGGGTAATATCACCGAAATGACCAGCGAAGAGCGCGCCATCCTCGCCGCCTATATCGGCGAGCAGGATCGCTGA
- a CDS encoding VOC family protein, whose translation MALKNIIGIDHAVVMVKDLDSAAENYRKLGFTLSPRGTHSAHMGTGNYTIMFDPDYMELLGVLVPTEHNAPARAFVERHGEGIERIAFTAIDSAAGAEEIRARGFTPIGPTDFERPVTLPDGTVSAAKFRTFMWPTAETPGGVRIFACQHKTRETVWIPELMRHANAAKQISEVLIATPEPAKDSAHLAQLIDREPKAEADGAVTVTSGGDRADFVYLTLDQLGKRYPGVPLAGLSERGGAALVLVSGDLAATEKSLGPAGVRSGAAIVVPPAKANGTLLAFIAG comes from the coding sequence GTGGCCCTCAAGAACATCATCGGAATCGACCACGCCGTGGTCATGGTGAAAGACCTCGACAGTGCCGCCGAAAATTACCGAAAGCTGGGCTTCACCCTGTCGCCGCGCGGCACCCACAGCGCGCATATGGGCACCGGCAACTACACCATCATGTTCGATCCTGACTATATGGAGCTGCTCGGAGTGCTGGTGCCGACCGAGCACAACGCGCCGGCGCGCGCCTTCGTCGAACGGCACGGCGAGGGCATCGAGCGCATCGCCTTCACGGCGATCGATTCCGCCGCCGGCGCCGAGGAAATCCGCGCGCGCGGCTTCACGCCGATCGGCCCGACCGACTTCGAGCGGCCTGTGACGCTGCCTGACGGCACGGTCTCGGCCGCCAAGTTTCGCACCTTCATGTGGCCGACGGCGGAGACGCCCGGCGGCGTGCGCATCTTTGCCTGCCAGCACAAGACCCGCGAGACGGTGTGGATCCCCGAACTGATGAGGCACGCCAACGCCGCGAAGCAGATCAGCGAGGTGCTGATCGCGACGCCCGAGCCGGCGAAGGACTCGGCGCATCTGGCCCAGTTGATCGATCGCGAGCCGAAGGCGGAGGCCGATGGCGCGGTGACGGTGACCTCGGGCGGCGACCGTGCCGATTTCGTCTATCTGACGCTGGACCAGCTCGGCAAGCGCTATCCCGGCGTACCGCTGGCCGGTCTCTCCGAGCGCGGCGGCGCGGCGCTGGTGCTCGTCAGCGGCGATCTCGCGGCGACCGAGAAGTCCCTCGGACCGGCAGGCGTCCGCAGCGGAGCGGCGATCGTCGTGCCTCCGGCCAAGGCCAACGGCACCCTGCTCGCCTTCATTGCCGGCTGA
- a CDS encoding lytic transglycosylase domain-containing protein has protein sequence MRFLVAACAAFLILMCDVSSPPTWQASSFDDTARKADRAPSLVPLVELFLTSVQAIELANARASYEQTIEPTPSVETAVQTPASPTEQFCRALKEAAEESGIPVPFFARLLWQESRFRSNEVSQAGAQGVAQFMPETAAEVGLDDPFDPMKALPASAKFLRKLRDDFGNLGLAAAAYNAGPGRIQKWLAKESELPRETRDYVRIITGTKAEDWIERTEALAIRIDLPREAPCEGVASLSKTKDVAWVPANLTPSTATIIRKAEQLAVRLAANRARKRLVALLRKNGAAHGKARSMISARAKAARVRAVRLASSER, from the coding sequence ATGCGATTTCTTGTCGCCGCTTGCGCTGCGTTCCTGATTCTGATGTGCGACGTCAGTTCGCCGCCAACCTGGCAAGCGTCAAGCTTCGACGACACAGCTCGCAAGGCTGATCGCGCGCCCTCCCTGGTCCCCCTTGTCGAACTGTTCCTGACAAGCGTGCAGGCCATCGAGCTTGCCAATGCGCGCGCGTCCTACGAACAGACGATCGAGCCGACGCCTTCGGTCGAAACGGCCGTGCAGACTCCGGCGTCTCCGACCGAGCAGTTTTGCCGTGCACTGAAGGAAGCGGCCGAGGAGAGCGGCATTCCCGTGCCGTTCTTCGCTCGCCTGCTCTGGCAAGAGAGCCGCTTCAGGTCCAACGAGGTCAGCCAAGCCGGCGCCCAGGGCGTTGCGCAATTCATGCCGGAGACGGCCGCCGAAGTCGGGCTCGATGATCCCTTCGATCCCATGAAGGCGCTGCCGGCATCGGCAAAGTTCCTGCGCAAGCTCCGCGACGATTTCGGTAATCTTGGCCTGGCCGCAGCCGCCTACAATGCTGGCCCCGGCCGCATCCAGAAATGGCTCGCCAAGGAGAGCGAGTTGCCGCGCGAGACGCGCGACTACGTCCGCATCATCACCGGTACCAAGGCCGAAGATTGGATCGAGCGCACGGAAGCTCTCGCGATCCGGATCGACCTGCCCCGCGAGGCGCCTTGCGAAGGCGTCGCCAGCCTGTCCAAGACCAAGGACGTCGCCTGGGTGCCGGCAAACCTGACGCCATCAACCGCGACCATCATTCGCAAGGCCGAGCAGCTGGCAGTGCGGCTCGCAGCAAACCGCGCCCGCAAGCGACTCGTCGCCCTGCTCCGCAAGAACGGCGCGGCCCATGGCAAGGCGCGCAGCATGATCTCAGCACGCGCGAAAGCAGCGAGGGTCCGCGCCGTCCGCCTCGCATCGAGCGAGCGCTAA
- a CDS encoding cupin domain-containing protein, whose amino-acid sequence MAEESNGAFIRNIAEVPWREFPNHFGGALSKPLVMPENARSRHIDYRISMYQPMAYVARHHHKVQEQVYHVLDGEGLMEIAGKNHVVRKHDVIFLPPGVEHAISNSGLTDLVFLVVTSPVTDDEKPV is encoded by the coding sequence ATGGCCGAGGAAAGCAATGGCGCCTTCATCCGCAACATTGCGGAAGTGCCCTGGCGCGAGTTTCCCAACCATTTCGGCGGCGCGCTGTCGAAGCCGCTGGTGATGCCGGAGAACGCGCGCTCACGCCACATCGATTACCGCATCTCGATGTACCAGCCGATGGCCTATGTGGCGCGGCATCATCACAAGGTGCAGGAGCAAGTCTATCACGTGCTCGACGGCGAAGGGTTGATGGAGATCGCGGGAAAGAACCATGTCGTGCGCAAGCACGACGTGATCTTTCTGCCGCCCGGTGTCGAACACGCGATCTCGAACTCGGGGTTGACCGATCTCGTTTTTTTGGTGGTGACGTCGCCAGTCACCGACGACGAGAAGCCGGTCTGA
- a CDS encoding SDR family oxidoreductase has translation MTLAGKKVVVIGGSSGIGLATAELAKNQGADVVIASRSASKLDPIAERLKVMAIPTDVTNDQSVAGLFKRTGPVDHVVLTAAQLRTGPFRTVAMEDVRATMEGKFWGAWRVAREAEIRPGGSLTLVTGFLSVRPRPNSAIISAANGALESLARALALELAPVRVNAVSPGVIDTPIRAAMPEAARKEMLAKTAAALPVGRVGMAEDIAQQIGSFMSNGFATGSIVYVDGGALVN, from the coding sequence ATGACGCTCGCAGGCAAGAAGGTCGTCGTGATTGGCGGCTCCTCAGGCATCGGCCTCGCTACGGCGGAACTCGCGAAGAACCAAGGTGCTGATGTCGTCATCGCGTCGCGCAGCGCATCGAAGCTAGATCCGATCGCTGAGCGGCTGAAAGTGATGGCGATTCCAACCGACGTCACCAACGATCAGAGCGTGGCCGGGCTGTTCAAGCGCACCGGCCCTGTCGATCACGTCGTGCTGACGGCCGCGCAGCTTCGCACCGGGCCGTTCAGGACGGTCGCGATGGAAGACGTGCGGGCCACGATGGAAGGGAAATTCTGGGGCGCATGGCGCGTCGCGCGCGAGGCCGAGATTCGGCCCGGCGGCTCGCTGACGCTGGTCACCGGTTTCCTCAGCGTCCGGCCACGGCCGAATTCGGCGATCATTAGTGCTGCCAATGGCGCGCTGGAGTCGCTCGCCCGCGCGCTGGCGCTCGAGCTTGCGCCGGTGCGTGTGAATGCGGTGTCGCCTGGCGTGATCGATACGCCGATCCGGGCTGCGATGCCGGAGGCAGCGCGGAAGGAGATGCTGGCCAAGACGGCGGCCGCACTGCCAGTCGGGCGCGTCGGTATGGCCGAGGACATCGCCCAGCAGATCGGAAGCTTCATGAGCAACGGATTTGCAACGGGCTCGATCGTCTATGTCGACGGCGGCGCGCTGGTGAATTAA
- a CDS encoding thiamine pyrophosphate-binding protein, with protein sequence MSRNMLNGAQVIVDYLIQEKVPQVFGLCGHGNIQFIDALYERSSDIKTISVHHESVAGFMADVYYRVSGRPTATFTSCGPGSANLPISLANAFLDSVPFMAITGNVPTSQFNRGAFQEMYRHYQADFPSTVRTMCKKVFQPTRGEMVPLAVRQAWKTMITGRPGPVVIDVPFDVFMESAAEEAPKAIEWSANISSRCGADPDGVERAVDMLLAAERPVILVGQGVRYGGAAEELRKLAERLQIPVAASASGLGALDVNHPLALGLVARAGHYQANHAARQADVLLALGVRFDDRTSSSWIPGYSFTIPPTRLIHVDIDPEEIGRNYPVALGLMADVRTFLRQVHAELDRRDNLSKKADARQKWLAQIDGYRKEWDKFVAPGFSDDTVPINPQRAAAEIDKALPEDAILVSDIGVHHNWLLGFCKPKRPDSLIGSMGFGPMGFGVAGVMGAKFAAPDRPCVSVCGDGAFFMHANVLGTAVEYNLPVVWVVWNNYAYASIRGLQRGYLGGRELATDFKHPETGERYNPDFAAMARSCGVEGVRVDRAGDIGEAIRKGIAANRPYLIDVDIAADVNPAGAGVWELPGLGQSKAGIGTRFQPG encoded by the coding sequence ATGTCGCGAAACATGCTCAATGGCGCCCAGGTCATTGTCGATTATCTGATCCAGGAGAAAGTGCCGCAGGTGTTCGGGCTCTGCGGCCACGGCAACATCCAGTTCATCGACGCGCTGTACGAGCGTTCGTCCGACATCAAGACGATCTCCGTGCATCACGAGAGCGTCGCCGGCTTCATGGCCGACGTCTATTACCGCGTCTCCGGCCGGCCGACCGCGACCTTCACCTCCTGCGGGCCGGGCTCGGCGAATCTGCCGATCTCGCTTGCGAACGCCTTTCTCGATTCCGTGCCGTTCATGGCGATCACCGGCAATGTGCCGACCAGCCAGTTCAATCGCGGCGCGTTCCAGGAGATGTACCGGCACTATCAGGCCGACTTCCCTTCCACAGTGCGCACGATGTGCAAGAAGGTGTTCCAGCCGACCCGTGGCGAGATGGTGCCGCTCGCGGTGCGGCAGGCCTGGAAGACCATGATTACGGGGAGGCCGGGGCCTGTCGTGATCGACGTTCCCTTCGATGTGTTCATGGAATCAGCAGCCGAAGAGGCGCCAAAAGCGATCGAGTGGAGTGCCAACATCTCCAGCCGCTGCGGCGCCGATCCTGATGGTGTCGAGAGGGCTGTCGACATGCTGCTCGCGGCCGAGCGGCCGGTGATACTGGTCGGGCAGGGTGTGCGCTATGGCGGAGCGGCGGAGGAGCTGCGCAAGCTCGCCGAGCGGCTTCAGATCCCCGTGGCGGCATCCGCGAGCGGCCTCGGCGCGCTCGATGTCAATCATCCGCTGGCGCTCGGCCTCGTCGCGCGCGCCGGGCATTACCAGGCCAATCACGCCGCACGCCAGGCCGACGTGCTGCTCGCGCTCGGCGTCCGCTTCGACGACCGCACATCGAGCTCGTGGATTCCCGGCTATTCCTTCACGATCCCGCCGACGCGATTGATCCACGTCGACATCGACCCTGAAGAGATCGGCCGCAACTACCCTGTCGCGCTCGGATTGATGGCCGACGTCCGTACCTTCCTGCGGCAGGTTCATGCCGAGCTCGATCGCCGCGACAATCTCTCCAAGAAGGCTGATGCCCGCCAGAAATGGCTGGCGCAGATCGACGGCTATCGCAAGGAGTGGGACAAGTTCGTCGCGCCCGGCTTTTCCGACGATACCGTGCCGATCAACCCGCAGCGCGCGGCCGCCGAGATCGACAAGGCGTTGCCGGAGGACGCGATCCTCGTCTCCGACATCGGCGTGCATCACAATTGGCTGCTCGGCTTCTGCAAGCCGAAGCGACCGGACTCGCTGATTGGGTCGATGGGCTTTGGCCCGATGGGCTTTGGCGTTGCCGGCGTGATGGGCGCGAAGTTTGCGGCGCCAGATCGCCCCTGCGTGTCGGTCTGCGGCGACGGCGCCTTCTTCATGCATGCCAACGTGCTCGGGACGGCGGTCGAATACAATCTGCCGGTGGTCTGGGTCGTCTGGAACAATTACGCCTATGCCTCGATCCGCGGACTGCAGCGCGGCTATCTCGGCGGGCGCGAGCTTGCCACCGACTTCAAGCATCCGGAAACGGGCGAGCGCTACAATCCGGATTTCGCGGCGATGGCGCGCTCATGCGGTGTGGAGGGCGTGCGGGTCGATCGCGCCGGCGATATCGGAGAAGCGATACGCAAGGGCATTGCGGCCAATAGGCCCTATCTGATCGACGTCGACATCGCCGCCGACGTCAACCCGGCCGGTGCCGGCGTCTGGGAATTGCCGGGTCTTGGCCAGAGCAAGGCCGGCATCGGCACGCGGTTCCAGCCGGGCTGA
- a CDS encoding IclR family transcriptional regulator has protein sequence MRSRTKPTTGEKPASPRKAAIAKLVPAPKPDGDDEADDKQRGGGVQSLGRAFSILEEVARHREGIGLAELSKLVGLHNSTTFHLAKTLVSLGYLRQEKDNKRYRIGRPLFALAASALDEIEMVNVATPVLEELSRQTGESGHFAVRMGDAVVVIARTSGPGAFQLTDRVGVVRPAHCTALGKIILASLRPEQLKRFIDRVELKPSTPKSISDVGALMREIAEVQRTGVAFDDGEFNPEVRCVAVPVTDFTGQVIGALGISGPIWRLSNQALHAGAQIVQAAADRLSVEFGAKDRAHKALTTKV, from the coding sequence TTGAGATCGCGTACCAAGCCAACGACCGGCGAGAAGCCTGCAAGCCCGCGCAAGGCCGCGATTGCCAAACTGGTCCCCGCTCCCAAGCCTGATGGCGACGACGAGGCCGACGACAAGCAGCGCGGCGGCGGGGTCCAGTCGCTCGGACGTGCCTTCTCGATCCTCGAAGAGGTGGCGCGCCATCGTGAAGGCATTGGCCTCGCCGAGCTGAGCAAGCTGGTCGGCCTGCATAACTCCACCACGTTTCATCTCGCCAAGACGCTGGTCTCGCTCGGCTACCTCCGCCAGGAGAAGGATAACAAGCGCTACCGCATCGGTCGCCCCTTGTTTGCGCTCGCCGCAAGCGCGCTCGACGAGATCGAGATGGTCAATGTCGCGACGCCCGTGCTGGAGGAGCTATCGCGCCAGACCGGCGAAAGCGGGCATTTTGCCGTGCGAATGGGCGACGCGGTGGTCGTCATCGCGCGCACGAGCGGCCCCGGCGCGTTCCAGCTCACCGATCGTGTCGGCGTGGTGCGGCCCGCCCATTGCACGGCGCTCGGCAAGATCATTCTGGCGTCTCTCCGCCCCGAGCAGCTCAAGCGTTTCATCGATCGCGTCGAACTGAAACCGTCGACGCCAAAATCCATCAGCGATGTCGGCGCACTGATGCGCGAGATTGCCGAGGTGCAACGCACCGGCGTCGCCTTCGACGACGGCGAGTTCAATCCGGAAGTGCGCTGCGTCGCTGTGCCCGTGACCGATTTCACCGGGCAGGTGATCGGTGCGCTCGGCATTTCCGGGCCGATCTGGCGCCTGTCCAACCAGGCGCTGCATGCCGGCGCACAAATCGTGCAGGCCGCCGCCGACCGCCTGTCGGTCGAATTCGGCGCCAAGGACCGGGCGCACAAGGCACTTACAACGAAAGTCTAG
- a CDS encoding ABC transporter substrate-binding protein, producing MIRYPRRTLLRAGAAFAGAAALGFPAILRAQADKIRIGHLTPLTGFLGVIGGYAQLGVKLAAEEINASGGILGKQIDLLSEDSINPATAATKAQRMLEQDGAVVLLGEISSASALTIMQVAERNKKVFFSTGARSDALRGKSCNKYSFHCDIPNTVMVNAVGTALSQQGMVKGKKFFTLTADYIFGHDLLKAAKVFFGAHDANLIGDELIATDVTDFSPYLLKVRQAKPDVVCCNLAGNQVTNLVKQYAEFGFPYPLVGFNLNTGDAWAAGAGNLSGTWPTVWYHTLQNPTSQAFVAAFTKKYGKPPENHAWIDYITLKLLAEAINTTKSTDSGELIAYFEKQAQFDIGKARKAYFRAWDHQLVQEAYPFTVKPKDQMKDQWDMLVLGEPVPAAKDPLETIYPTKEQNPCEMKA from the coding sequence ATGATCCGCTACCCACGACGGACGTTGTTGCGCGCGGGCGCAGCTTTTGCCGGCGCTGCCGCGCTCGGCTTTCCCGCCATCTTGAGGGCGCAGGCCGATAAGATCCGGATCGGACACCTGACGCCGCTCACCGGCTTTCTCGGCGTGATCGGCGGCTACGCCCAACTCGGCGTGAAGCTCGCAGCGGAAGAGATCAACGCCTCCGGCGGCATTCTTGGCAAGCAGATCGACCTTCTCTCGGAAGATTCGATCAACCCCGCGACCGCCGCGACCAAGGCGCAGCGCATGCTGGAGCAGGACGGCGCGGTGGTGCTGCTCGGTGAAATCTCGTCGGCCTCCGCGCTTACCATCATGCAGGTGGCCGAGCGCAACAAGAAGGTGTTCTTCTCGACCGGCGCCCGCTCGGACGCGCTGCGCGGCAAGAGCTGCAACAAATATTCGTTCCACTGCGACATTCCCAACACCGTGATGGTGAACGCGGTCGGCACCGCGCTATCGCAGCAGGGCATGGTGAAGGGCAAGAAGTTCTTCACGCTGACGGCGGACTACATCTTCGGCCATGACCTGCTGAAGGCCGCAAAGGTGTTCTTCGGCGCGCATGATGCCAACCTGATCGGCGACGAGCTGATCGCGACCGACGTGACCGACTTCAGCCCGTATCTGCTGAAGGTCCGGCAGGCAAAGCCGGACGTGGTCTGCTGCAACCTCGCCGGCAACCAGGTGACCAATCTCGTCAAGCAATATGCCGAGTTCGGCTTCCCCTATCCGCTGGTCGGCTTCAACCTCAACACCGGCGATGCCTGGGCCGCAGGCGCGGGCAATCTCAGCGGCACCTGGCCGACGGTCTGGTATCACACGCTGCAAAACCCGACATCGCAGGCCTTCGTCGCGGCCTTCACCAAGAAATACGGCAAGCCGCCGGAGAACCATGCCTGGATCGACTACATCACCCTGAAGCTGCTGGCGGAGGCGATCAACACCACCAAGTCGACCGACAGCGGCGAGTTGATCGCCTATTTCGAGAAGCAGGCGCAGTTCGACATCGGCAAGGCGCGCAAGGCGTACTTCCGCGCCTGGGATCATCAGCTGGTGCAGGAAGCCTATCCGTTCACGGTCAAACCGAAAGACCAGATGAAGGACCAGTGGGACATGCTGGTGCTGGGCGAGCCGGTGCCGGCGGCGAAGGATCCGCTGGAGACGATCTACCCGACCAAGGAACAGAACCCTTGCGAGATGAAAGCCTGA